A segment of the Chryseobacterium scophthalmum genome:
GTGCTAGTGTATTTAAAATGACCGATGTTCCGGTACTTGCACCAGTAGGTGTAGTTGTACTGGTAGGAGGAGGCGTAGAACCTGTAGAAACATAATACTCATAACCATTGGCAGGAGCAGGAGTGTTGCCTGTCCAAGAAATAGTTGCATCAGTTGTTGTTATAGAATTAACGGCCAAAGCTGTGGGTGAACTACAAGTAGGTATTAACATATTAATGTTATCAATAGCACCTGCAGGTGGATCACCTACACTTCCATCATTTATCCATTCAAAAACAAGACGCACATTAGCGCCTGCGAACGTTGTCAAGTCGATGTTTGTGTTTGTGTAAGTTTGCCAAGCAGTTTGTGTATTTAGGTCAGCTCCTAATTGAATTATACCTGCACCTGCTGTGATTTCTGTTCCGGGTGTAGGTGTAAAAGTTGTAGGAACAAGCCATACTCTAAGATAATCACAACACGCTTCTCCTTCTGTTTTCCAGTCAAAAGATAATGTTGCTGGTGAAAAAACTGTTGTACCTGCCGGAACTACAATGTCTCTATACGCCTGAACAACACTTGGCGAAGTAACTGTGTAATTGTTTGTGGTCCCGTTGTCATTGGAAATATAAATAGAATTTCCCAAATTACCCGTTGCAGAACCATAAGCCCAGTTATTGGCCTGAGTTCCATTCAACAAAGTAAAATCATTGCTCGTGTTAAAATCTTGAGTGTAAGGTAAGGTTGCAGCTTGTGCATGCAGCAGTGGTATGAAACCAAAATTAATAAAACACAAAAGAAGTAATGATGAAGTAAAGATTTTAATCATATTTTAATTTTTGTTAATTATTAACAAAAATAGTTATTTTTTTTATAAAATTACAATTTATGGATATGAATGTAATGAATGATTTGTTTTTTGTAATTTAATATTATTGAAATGATAATATTGCGTAATGTGTTTTGCCTTTCAATGTTGAAAAGTAAATTATGTATATATTTTATATACATAATACTAATTATTATTATTATTATTATTATTATTATTGAAAGTAAAATAATTCAATTTTAGACTGTTATACTTTATGCAAATTAATATCTAATTAACCCACTTTAGCAGATTTAGAAAAATTTATAAGGATTTTGTAGCAAGTATTTAATGGGGGGCTATCGTATTTCCATTTGCTTTTTTAAAGCTAAATAACTAACGAGTCAATAATTTGAAATTATAAATGTATGTCATGGATGCTGGTGTTGTACCTTCGGAGAATGATGATTTAAAAAAAATAGCTGAATACGTGTGATACAAGTCTTCGTTATTCGTAAAGGAAATATCTGATTTTTAACACCAAGAGAGTAATAAGGAACTGATGTTTTTAATATTGTTGTATGGGTCATTAAAGGTGATTATTCCACTTTTATACGTATTGAGAAATGTTTCAATCTTAGAAAAACCTTCAACTGAAAAAACCGGTAACATTGTCGAATGTTTCCATTAAAATAATTTTTTTACCGGAATTCATTTTTAAGAACATAAAGAAGTTTTTTTCGTTCCAAATATTATTATTCAGAGTCTCCCTGTCACTGATTGTTTCTGGTTCAATAGCTCCAACATTTTGTGTTGATATCATTCTGTTTTTAAAGCTGATCATAATGGTCTCTTTATCAAAATGATTTAGATTAATTTTTGAAACAATTAACTTTCACAGATAATAGATTTAGTAATCTCAGGACAACCCTCCAACTTTATGTTGTTTATAGGTGAATAATTGTAATATTTCTGACGTTTTTTATGTTTTTAAATTTTTGAATTTTAAATAGTAATGTTAGATTTCTATTATTTGAACTAGTTTTCTCAGAGTGGTCTTGATTTTGCAAAAAGAAGTAATTACTGAAGATACCTTAGTTTTCTTTTTAAATTATAGCAAATCAAAAGACCATTTTATGAACCGTAAAGAATTTCTCAGACATTCACTTTTAGGAATGGGGGCATTGTATTTCACAAGCTTTTCATCAGTTTTGTTTGCAAAAAATAATGAAGCTAAAGTAGAGACGGAAAACTTAGAAATTGATAATGTTATTATTGGTTCCGGTTACGGTGGAGCTGTTGCTGCATTGCGTTTAGCTGAAGCAGGGCATGAGGTAACGATTTTGGAAATGGGTCTTAATTGGGAAAAGTCAGGGGAAAAGTTTTCTCCAATGATTAGTCCGGGAAAATCTGCGGCTTGGTTGAGAACTAAAACGATTGCTCCATTTTTTAATATTTTCAACACCAAAAAATATACAGGAACGCTTGATCGATGGGATTTTAGCAATATCAAAATCTGGATGGGAAGAGGAGTTGGCGGAGGTTCTCTTGTCAACGGAGGAATGGCTGTCTTGCCCAAGAAAGATTATTTCAGAGAAATATTTCCAGAACTGAATACTGAAGATTTTTATAAAAAATATTTTCCATTGGCTGAAAAGGAGCTTGAAGTGAATTCTGCTGACGAAAACTTTCTCGAAAACTGCAGTTTCTATAAATTCAATAAAGTGGGTGAACAAGAAGCCCATAAAGCTGGGTTTAAAACCGTACGTGTTCCGAATGTCTACGATTTTAAATATATGGAAGCTGAATACGAAAATAAAGTTCCCCGTTCTGCTTTGGCGGGTGAAGTTATCTACGGAAACAATTACGGTAAAAAGTCTTTAGACAAAACATATCTTAAAAAAGCCCAAGAAACGAATAAAGTTCAAATTCATGATCTGCATAAAGTAGAAAGTATTACAAAAGCTTCAGATAATACTTACACTTTAGAAGTTATCCAAACAAATACTCTTGGTGAAACTATTGCAAAAAAGAATATCGTTTGCAAAAAACTGTTTTTATGCGCCGGTACAATGGGAACTTTAGAATTACTTTTAAAATCATCAAACGATAACAAATTAATCCTAAATTCTGAAGTAGGGCAAAACTGGGGCAACAACGGAAATTTCATGACTGGCAGAAATTTTGTCAAAACATTTTCCGGTGGAACTGGTGTAAATCATTCTACGATCCCTGTTGGAGGAATTGATAATTGGAATGATAAAGAACATCCTTTTTTTACAGAGATTGCTCCGCTTCCGATGGGGATGGATGTGGCTACCTCGCTTTATTTAATGATCAGTCCGGTGCCAGAAAAAGGTGCTGTGTTTTTTGATCCGGTTTCTAGAAAAATAGATTTAAAATGGTCTGCAGATAACGTAGCTCTTGCCAGAAAAAATGCCGAATATTTTATTAAAAAAATGAATAAAGCAAACGGAGGAACAAGAGCGCACTTGCTTTTTAATAACGGATTCGGAGCCGATATTTGTTACCATCCATTGGGCGGTGCTGCATTGGGAAAAGCAACAGATATGAAAGGCAGACTTAGAGGATCTGAAAATCTTTATATCATTGATGGATCTTTAATTCCCGGAACGATTGGCGTTAATCCGTTTTTAACGATCACTGCGTTGGCAGAATATTGCATTGAGCATATTATTTCTCAAGATTTTGATAAAGTTTAATTATCAGACGATTACTATTTTTAAAATTTAGAAAAAATATTTACAACTAAAAAGTGGATGTTTATCATTATAAACATCCACTTTTTTTATTTCTCTTAAAATATTAGTTTGCTTTAGCAGCCATTGAAGCTTTAGCAGTCAAATCATCTCTTTTTAAAGTAACAGAGCTCGCTTTTCCATCTTTAAAATCGAATTTTAAAAGGTTAGGATAATCAGTTATTTTAAACGATCCATTTTTTAGATAAACCAGTTCATTATCATTTTTTCCTTTAAAATGGTCTAAAATAGCTGATTCTACATAAAGGCGGTTGTTTTTTTCTACTATTTTGGTTTCCATTCCTTGTGCGAAAAGAAAATCATCATACGTCCCAATAAGTTGCTTTTTTAGACTTGCAGGGATTTCCTGAGTTTTTTCATTTATTGTTTTTCCTTCCCAATTCATTACAGATAAGATTGTTTTTTGTGTTGCTCCCATCACCGGAAAACGATTTGGTTTTTCACCATTGGCAAGAAATGCAAAACCATTTCCATCTTTCATTGTTCCCATTACGGTTCCGCCAACTCCGGTATTTGAACCATTACAGGTAAACCAATCATAATTATTGTATCCAAAAGATTTTTGCCATCCGTAGCTCCATCCGCCAACTGCGTTTTTTAAAGCGGTTACTGCAGTTACTTTTTTGGCAACATTGTGAGAAATCACTTTGTTGTTTTTATTGCGCAAAGCATTTTGCATTTCGATAGCTATTTTAGCTAAATCAGTTGGGGTAGACCATAATCCTGATGCTCCAACTTGTGGCGTAATTGGCAAACCTGTTTTTATCACTTTTCCGTCTTTGTCGTGAACTGATGCAATATTCGTTAGAAATCCTTTTTCATTAGGTTGAATCATGGTTGTGTTTTTTAACCCAAGTGGAGAAAAGATGTATTCTTTTGCAAGCTCAGCAATCGGTTTATTGAAAGTATCTTCCAATGCCATTTGAATGATCGTGTAACCACCACCGCTATATTGCCAATCGGTTCCCGGCTCAAAGGTGAATTCAATTTCTCTATCATATCTCGGGATCTTTCCCAAAAGACTTTCTTCCAATGTAGGGATTTTTTCACCTTCATAATGGTCTTCAAAACCGCTTTGAGTAGTTCCTGCAGTATGATTTAGAAACTGTTTCCAAGTCGGAGTATTGTTTTCCGTGAATTTATTTTTTGGCAAATGCCATCTTTTTAGAGATTTGTCAATCGGTTCATTTAGATTAATTAAACCTTTTTCTTCCAAAATAAAACAAAGAAGTGCAGTGATCGGTTTGGAAATAGAAGCCGTAGAAAACGCCGTATTTTCATTGATTTTTTCTGGAGAATTTGCTGACTTTTGACCAAATTGTTTGGTGTAAACAATTTTATAATTTTCAAAAACAACTACGCTAAATCCCGGAAGTTTATATTTTCCTAACTGTTCTTCAATTTTCAAACTGTCGGTAAGAAAACTGTAGTCTTTTTTCTGAGCGAAAACCTGAAAGCTTGCAAAGAATAATAGGAAAAAGCTGATGTAAGAAATTGTTTTCATTGTATCGTTATTTAAGGTTTGATAAAAATTTATTTCAAGATATTTTCGTAGATGACGTTCAACAGATTCTGTCTCATTTTCGAGTCTCTTTTATTTAAAAGGATGATAATTCCCCAGTTTTTGGCTCTATTGTAACAGATAATCGATGATTGTCCCATAGAATCTCCAGATTTCAGATAAATGGTGTCTCCGTCTTTTGTATTGATGTTGAATCCCAATCCTATTTCTCGTTTAGCATCTTTGTAATAAACTTTTTCTGCAATTAATGCCGCATCTGATATTGGGTTTCCGCTGTTTAAAAGGACTTTCATATATTTAACCATATCAGAAGTATTAGATTTTACCAATCCTGCTGGTGCAGTAACATTCCATAAGAAAAACTCTTGAGCTCCACCATCGGGATTATAGCCTGTTGTGATGTTTTTCACCTTGAAATCTTTTGTTAAAGTTTGGTTCATTTTTGTAGGCTTCAATATTTTTTCGCGAATAAGCTCGTCATAACTTTTGCCATATACTTTCTCTAAAATCTGTCCAAGTAGCGTAAAGTTGATGGTAGAATATCGAAAACTTCCATGATCAATAAGGTCTGTGCAGTTATTGATCATTGTTGCTAATGATTGCTCTGTAACGCTGCTTACGGGTTGTTGCGAATTGACTTCTATTAATTTTTGAAAATCGATGTCAGGTAATCCTGATTGATGTGATGCCAAATCTGAAATTTTAATTTTATTCTGAAGGTTTTTCTGTAGAACATAATGTTTTGGCAGATAACTATCGATGTAATCATCCAGTTTCAGTTTCTTTTCAACAGCGGCTTGTGCAATCATATTTCCAGTTAATAATTTAGTAATAGAAGCAATTTCGAAAATCGAATTTTTATCAATATTCGTTGTACTTTCTTTACTCAGTTTGCCGTACGATGTGTAGAATTCTTTGTTGTTGCTAATGAAGCCAACGCTAATACCAACGTCAGGATTTTTTTGATAATTATCTTTAATAATTGAATCGATTTTTTTTGTGAAATCCTGTCCGAAAGTAAAGTTGCAGATTAATAATGCTACAGCTAAGAACGTGAATGATGTTTTCATTGTATCGTTATTTAAGGTTTGATAAATATTTCGATACAAAGATGTGGAAGTGCAGAATCTTATACGACCGAATAAATGTATTCGGCCTTATTTCGATGAAAAAATTGGTATGAGTAATAAATTAGAAAGTACGAGTAATTACAAATGATTGTTTTACAATGCTTTACGATAAGCTGTCGGCGTGTTTCCGGTTTGTTTTTTAAAAGCTGTATTGAAAGAAGATTTTGAATTAAAACCAACTTCATACAAAATTTCAAGAATGGTAACCTTCGATTTTGATGAATCTTTCAGAATTTCCATGGCATTTTCAATTCGGTACGTATTGACGAAATCATAAAAATGCTGCCCTAATTGATGATTAATTAAAACGGATAATTCGCGAACAGGAACATTGATTTCTTTTGAAATATCCTGAATCTTTAAATCCGGATTAAGAAACGGCTTTTCATCAGTCATGTATTTTTTAAGCTTCAATAAATCTTCATTCAGTGTTTCCGGTTCTATTGTTTTTTCTTCCAAAGAAAAATCGGAAACGAGCTTCATTTTTGAATCAATATTTCTGAAAAGTCCTGGATAATTAAGTGCTTTGTATAGATACCAACAAGTGATAAAAGGTTGCGACAAGAGAATTCCTATCTTGATCCAATCCGAAATGTAAGGATAATCAGAAAATTTGAAAATATTTTTGAAAATAACAATTAGGTAAAGAGCCGTCAAAACGCTGGTAAGTTGAAACAGCCATTGATAAGAATTAAGATTTCCACCTGAATTATTTTCCAGATAAAGTTTTTTTGCTCTTCTCAATAATAGAAAAATTGCCGTAAAATATACCAGAACCTGAAGATGAAACAACCAATGAGTCAACTGCAACTCTATCATATTTTGGCGGTTGATGATGAAATCGAGTTTTGAAGCAACATCTACACTATAAAATCGGGGCAATAACGCAAGATTGACAATAAGGAACGGAAGCAGGTGAAGAAGATATTTCGGCTTCCATCTAAAATCTGAATAACAAACCGACAAAACATAAAGATAAAACGCAGGAATTTGCATATAAGACAGTGTCGTTCTAAATATTCCCAGATTTGAAGGACCATTTGTAAAGTGACTGATCAATGGTTCGCTGGTATCAATAGCAGTTATGATAAGAAAAAATGCGAAAATACGGTTGCTTGTTTTGTGTTTAGTAGTGACCGTTAGCATAAAAAACGCCAAAAAAAATGAAATGAACAGCGAGATGCCCGTTACAATATTTAAGAAATTATCCATTCACCAGATCTCTTTTAGATTATAGTTTTTTGTGCTGTAAATATAAATGAATTGCTAATAGATACCATACTCATATTTCCAAAATTTTATGAATAATAAAACCCAGCTCCAAATAAGATGAGCCGGGTTTTGGTTTTTTCGCCAATGTTGATTGTTTTATTATAATTAAATCCAGGTTTTATTGTCATAAGCTGCTTCCCAGA
Coding sequences within it:
- a CDS encoding GMC oxidoreductase — its product is MNRKEFLRHSLLGMGALYFTSFSSVLFAKNNEAKVETENLEIDNVIIGSGYGGAVAALRLAEAGHEVTILEMGLNWEKSGEKFSPMISPGKSAAWLRTKTIAPFFNIFNTKKYTGTLDRWDFSNIKIWMGRGVGGGSLVNGGMAVLPKKDYFREIFPELNTEDFYKKYFPLAEKELEVNSADENFLENCSFYKFNKVGEQEAHKAGFKTVRVPNVYDFKYMEAEYENKVPRSALAGEVIYGNNYGKKSLDKTYLKKAQETNKVQIHDLHKVESITKASDNTYTLEVIQTNTLGETIAKKNIVCKKLFLCAGTMGTLELLLKSSNDNKLILNSEVGQNWGNNGNFMTGRNFVKTFSGGTGVNHSTIPVGGIDNWNDKEHPFFTEIAPLPMGMDVATSLYLMISPVPEKGAVFFDPVSRKIDLKWSADNVALARKNAEYFIKKMNKANGGTRAHLLFNNGFGADICYHPLGGAALGKATDMKGRLRGSENLYIIDGSLIPGTIGVNPFLTITALAEYCIEHIISQDFDKV
- a CDS encoding serine hydrolase domain-containing protein, translating into MKTISYISFFLLFFASFQVFAQKKDYSFLTDSLKIEEQLGKYKLPGFSVVVFENYKIVYTKQFGQKSANSPEKINENTAFSTASISKPITALLCFILEEKGLINLNEPIDKSLKRWHLPKNKFTENNTPTWKQFLNHTAGTTQSGFEDHYEGEKIPTLEESLLGKIPRYDREIEFTFEPGTDWQYSGGGYTIIQMALEDTFNKPIAELAKEYIFSPLGLKNTTMIQPNEKGFLTNIASVHDKDGKVIKTGLPITPQVGASGLWSTPTDLAKIAIEMQNALRNKNNKVISHNVAKKVTAVTALKNAVGGWSYGWQKSFGYNNYDWFTCNGSNTGVGGTVMGTMKDGNGFAFLANGEKPNRFPVMGATQKTILSVMNWEGKTINEKTQEIPASLKKQLIGTYDDFLFAQGMETKIVEKNNRLYVESAILDHFKGKNDNELVYLKNGSFKITDYPNLLKFDFKDGKASSVTLKRDDLTAKASMAAKAN
- a CDS encoding serine hydrolase domain-containing protein: MKTSFTFLAVALLICNFTFGQDFTKKIDSIIKDNYQKNPDVGISVGFISNNKEFYTSYGKLSKESTTNIDKNSIFEIASITKLLTGNMIAQAAVEKKLKLDDYIDSYLPKHYVLQKNLQNKIKISDLASHQSGLPDIDFQKLIEVNSQQPVSSVTEQSLATMINNCTDLIDHGSFRYSTINFTLLGQILEKVYGKSYDELIREKILKPTKMNQTLTKDFKVKNITTGYNPDGGAQEFFLWNVTAPAGLVKSNTSDMVKYMKVLLNSGNPISDAALIAEKVYYKDAKREIGLGFNINTKDGDTIYLKSGDSMGQSSIICYNRAKNWGIIILLNKRDSKMRQNLLNVIYENILK
- a CDS encoding helix-turn-helix domain-containing protein, giving the protein MDNFLNIVTGISLFISFFLAFFMLTVTTKHKTSNRIFAFFLIITAIDTSEPLISHFTNGPSNLGIFRTTLSYMQIPAFYLYVLSVCYSDFRWKPKYLLHLLPFLIVNLALLPRFYSVDVASKLDFIINRQNMIELQLTHWLFHLQVLVYFTAIFLLLRRAKKLYLENNSGGNLNSYQWLFQLTSVLTALYLIVIFKNIFKFSDYPYISDWIKIGILLSQPFITCWYLYKALNYPGLFRNIDSKMKLVSDFSLEEKTIEPETLNEDLLKLKKYMTDEKPFLNPDLKIQDISKEINVPVRELSVLINHQLGQHFYDFVNTYRIENAMEILKDSSKSKVTILEILYEVGFNSKSSFNTAFKKQTGNTPTAYRKAL